One part of the Arachidicoccus terrestris genome encodes these proteins:
- a CDS encoding polysaccharide biosynthesis/export family protein, producing MYSEVVKNRIEPRIQPGDALAIKVTTLNPDANILFNSGSLPMNNQSTGISSGVATTAVLPDGYIVDDNGQIDFPILGKISLKGLTMEEAQRTISSEVGKTAKDPITNVRILNFKVTVIGEVTHPGTFSVPNNKINVLEALGLAGDMTPYAIRNNVMVIREQNGKRYVQRINFNDKNTLNSPFYNLQQNDIVYVQPENKLKAQQANQGDFRLWSIILSGLSVLSVILLRFK from the coding sequence CCTGGAGATGCTTTGGCTATCAAAGTAACAACTTTAAATCCAGACGCTAATATTTTATTTAACAGTGGATCATTACCGATGAATAATCAGTCAACGGGTATCTCGAGTGGCGTGGCAACTACTGCTGTATTACCCGACGGATATATCGTCGATGACAATGGTCAAATCGATTTTCCTATTCTTGGAAAAATTAGTCTAAAAGGACTTACCATGGAGGAAGCCCAAAGGACGATCTCGTCAGAAGTTGGAAAAACGGCCAAAGATCCAATCACTAATGTGAGGATTTTAAATTTTAAGGTTACTGTAATTGGGGAAGTTACTCACCCAGGAACTTTTTCGGTACCAAATAATAAAATTAATGTTTTGGAAGCGCTGGGACTAGCTGGTGATATGACCCCTTATGCTATAAGAAATAATGTAATGGTTATTCGAGAACAAAATGGAAAGCGTTACGTTCAAAGAATAAATTTTAATGATAAAAATACTTTAAATTCCCCATTTTATAATCTTCAACAGAATGATATTGTATATGTTCAACCTGAAAACAAATTAAAAGCACAACAGGCGAATCAAGGTGATTTTAGACTTTGGTCAATAATTCTTTCAGGACTTTCGGTGCTTTCAGTTATTCTTTTGAGGTTTAAATAA